ataactgctgaagtgagcgcgggatgtctttagcattcttataaatatcgaagaggcagtctatcaatgtaaatctttgaagattatattggggacagtcaaagaaaatgtgatcaagagtttggatggataaattTCAGAATTGACAAGCTGGAGAATCTAAAACATCGATCCTACATAAATGAGCACCACTACGAGAATGTCCCAGACGTAACCGACTAATtgtggtgtaaaattttctgtgtaagtattttttctctTTTAACAAACTCTCTTAATACtcgattttctaatatttcgacatatttgtgccatctaaaattacttaaaattgtaactcctaaaaactttattgaattatctaTTAAAATTTCCAGTAGTTTCCAAATTtgagtaccataatatatttttgcatctcttattcttatagaatgctttgaaaatattactacttttcttttgtcaatactgacctcaagacttagatattgaaaataaagctccaattttttgagtgctacattaagatctaacacaacatttgataaattaagtcctgaactatacactactagatcatcagcaaattggaggttagaaactctattacccaagacaatatttatttgatttatgtagattatatAGAGCAATGGACTCAAATTCCGCCCTGCGATACGCCTCTATATGAATATCGAGGACCTGTTGACTTACGTTGAGGACCTGTTTACGACTATGCAAGAAATTGAATATCCAACTAACTATTTTTTCAGGGACATTTAAGGATAGAAGAATGGACGACAATTGttctaaatcaacattattaaatgctcctacaacatccaaaaaaacaccagccaatatcttattgtcaatctgggcactatggatgtcaagacataaatgccgtagactctcacaagcagaacgaccgcatcgaaatccaaattgattattaggtaagaggttgttactttcaatataaaatattaatctctgttttattaattgttcaaaaattttaccaacacacgagcttagtgtgataggacgatatgaatcagctgaactagaatctttcccatgctttaaaattggaattagacagtctattttccattcttctggaatAGTCGAGTTCTTCCAtaggagatttaatatttttagaaacttattCAAGTTAAAAGAGTTTAggagtttaaacattttataggagAGCCAATCCAAATCGCATGCAGAGTCCTTTCTTGATGATAGACCTagcttttaattcttcaatagtaaaaggggcaatcataaaagagttggtgctatttaaaggatgattattgtgaatatttgtcaaatttggtactgtatctggagtatatttgtgtaaaaagttgtatatccaattattgctagagaaaaaattattattaggatataagtacttaaatttcctcatttttgtccaaatctgtttcattggcgttaacctatttatggtggagcaaaaatctgtccaggATTTACGACGTTCAAGTCTTAATATACGTTTTTTCTTTGCTCGAGCTTGCTTAAAATGAATGTAGTTTTggatattgcaatttgatttgaataacagaTAAGCCTGCTTGCATTCTTCTACCAATTTAGTACATTGCCCATTCCACCAGGGAAGTTGTCGCTTTCTTTTAGGTAGATGAGTGATATTGTTACAGTGGTAGTATTTACTAAGTTCTCATATTGGtcccaatttactattttcagattactgtgtggaggaatgttggatggaattgaagaagattcagtttccgacactaccatggaaaattttgtgattgtaAGCAGGTGATAGATGCCCAAAAAGTCCTGATGAACTTGCCATGCACAGCACAGGAATAATGAAGATGATACTATTGTTAGATCTAGTCCATTTGATCTCCAAGAATTAGTACCCACTGTAGTTGgttgatcattatttaagagcattaagtcattatcgtccattacatccatgatgtctctacctctagaattggttctattacaaccccaaatggtatggtgagcattaaaatcaccagcaattattagtggttttggaatactatgcaacagtctattaaatttagatttgtcaaagttaggtacactgttgccaggactataaaagctaataattgagatgtctttttgtttgtatttaattttgattgctacattttgcaaggagttatcagaaaatgtttctaacttttgaaaataaatgccatttctaacaaaaattgctacaccattgtgatcattaccgcaatcatttcttattattgtataacctctgatagaaaactgtatatttggtttaagccaagtttctgatataagtgctatgtgtatgtccggctcataaagtaggttttgaaggtcaagtctgttactcaacagactttgagcattccactgtactatgttaagtttgtgacagttgaatgacgttttatttttaatttgtatggtatctttaatagctgaactaattgcgtgtgagctaatgctttgattctgtgttttatttagtgtaatgacTTTAATTATTGGTTGATTGATTAGGTTCATTGCTGCTggattggataaaattaaattaatgatgtcttgtgtgttatctgtcttattgagtgatggaaagtttgttggatatttaaataaatctgataatggtgttttacttttatttttactatccaatatctttttttgtttttagggCATTGACCTGATACTGCAAGGTTACCTTTACAGTGAACACATACTGCTTTGTCAATAGGTATAGTACattctttatatgaatgattttctatgcagattgagcaacgctgagcattcttacagaatttagccaggtggtcaaacctaaggcatcggaaacactgcttaactggcggcacataaggtcgcactggtagacgccacatccttaagtgaacgtaatctgggagtgaagtagatgacgcaaaggtaataatgactgcctgtgtaggttgtaatataaaaccattatcggatttgtttttttttcattatacgccgaacagaaatatttttttttgtacttgacaaagatttgaaaattttttgttGGACATATCAATAGGTACGGAGGAAATCACTCCAGAGAATTCAGTGGCACCAGCTGGGATGGacgccttaatattttgttcccttaaaaatgtcgtgttgtctaggaatgtattagccaaattgagtcgttcaaacactactcctatcttatatttgttaagtttcttaagatatttaatgcctTCAATGAAGCGCCATAAGCAGCTACTAAGAGTTAGCATGTCACGACTACCAAGTGGCTGTGGCACTCTCTATGAAGACTATAAATTCATGACCGGCACCTGCGTCTTCCGGATATCGGCGACAATAGTCGGCGACAATAGTCGGCCACCCTATATGGCAAATAAAAGTCCTCGTGGTCTTCCAATACTGTACGTGAATTTGAGTATTCGCTACTTTCAGAGGTGGAATCTAGAATAGACTCACCTTTATCTCGTTCCGGCTTGGTTTTTTTCCGCCTTTTCGACATCTCATAGCAGAAACCTATATCACTAACTATATAGacttttacttatactaaacaaattaaatgataaacatatacaaatacttagatacttttcaaaaatatgaggattatacacaataacaatataatagaaatatttaattttatagttaaaaagaccGTCCTAAGCATTCAAGAGTTCCCGCGCTTATTTTTCAAAAGCCATAGACATTTTTTTTGGTTccgttcgtccatctggacaggcaaagggttcaaaagcccatacagccaagtcttcattttAAATCCATAGACAAGCAGTTACAGTTATCAatgttattttttcaattattagaaCGTATTTGGAGTTTGGAGCCAAGCCATAATTTAAAAACGTTATAACTAATTTCTACCTATTAGCAAATACTATTAACTCTATTCGCAAGTCAATAGTGTATAAACAATATTTGCTATTAGAGAGAGATTCCTTATTAAGATAGTTACTACTAGTTGATCAATTACAAGAATATGAAAACGAtgtcatattattaatttatagtacgcttattaaatatgaatattcAGAGCCTAATTAAGTTAGATAATCGGGATATAAATGGGATTactttacttacttatttactttttacttaCCTTATTGTTACTTACCTTCTTAGGTTATTgtcctataataaataaataattatcagtaCATGGATTTCattattctattaattaattcatttacatttccAATCCTATGTTGAATATCTGACATTGTGTTTTACGATTTATTTCCGTCATTTAATTGTTATCATAATAATGATGATTAATAGTTAAAATAGATGCTGTTAGCCATTCTTTCTCTAAGTCAAAAGAAGTTGTCAAAGATTGGTAGCCTTGCTTTGACACTCACGAGCTCGTGATTGGTTATCTCCGAACTCCAAAAAGCGGTAGATTAAGTGCTAGGTGGAAGATGGTAAAGAAATaagcaataattaaaaaataaattatttatattaacattaaatgccagtgtaaaaatataatgatatgaactgataaataatcataatgttatctAGACTTATTCGGCAGTGTTTATTTATTCTTCTTCATTTGGTAGTGAATTTACTTGTtgctgttaaaaatatttatcgcCGGTtatgtgttaaattaaattattctaataGAGAACAAGACGTAAAGACCGAAGTCCGAATTGTTCTGGAGCATGCATCAAATATAAGAAAGGAACTGAAGCATCTAGTATTTTTTGCAAATACTGATGAACACTCCATTGAGGAGCTGGCCAGGGTTGTTATTTGGAGTCTAGCTTTTGGAATTccttttgtcagtttttatGATGAAACAGGTGAATATTGTAGTTGACTAAAATCTCCTAAAATATGATATTACCACATGAAATGTGATTGTTACTAAGATTCAATTGTTTTATCATTTATGCATGGTTACATTGCTTTATAAATGATgcaatattagatattattattatacatctatgtatattgtttactttatcaaataacattttatttcaggACAGTTGAAAAAGATGGAGGAGAAGTTGTTCTACCAAGTGGAACGAAATAAAAAGGGAATACCTGGCTGTATAAAGTGGTCAAATAAACCAAACCTAAATGGTTATACAAATGGTCACACACAGTCAAATACTGTGGTAATTAACATACTGTCATACAATGATGGCAGACCGAGAATAGCAAAttgtatacaaattatttcaaaaaaagaggatTTGTATGTGGACACCTCAAATGAGTTCACAGCAACAGAGTttgataatttgttaaaattagttTATCCTTCTATACCTGACCCTGATTTAGTTTTATATACTGGGCCACTGTGCCGAACTTCAGGTCTGCTTCCATGGCATATAAGAGTATCAGAATTTATACTACTTAATATAGATCACAGAATaactgtaaataattatttaggtGCTTtgtataagtataataaatgtGATCTTAGATTTGGTAAATGAGCagtttgtatattatttattttagtggaTTAAGATTAGAAAGTTGAGTTTCTATTTATTGAGCTGTAGATATTGgaaattgacaatttttctGAATAGTTGGAACAAATATTGTGTAAATGTTACATTACCCACAATATTATCATGGAAGAAAATTCTATTGATCAATGGATTAATAAAGTACTGTATATACATTGGTAtttactttgtatttatttttctgtgatattaaattaggttatacACTAAGATGTACATTCATTCATTATCTTCGTCATTTAGTAAGGTAAGGTAAGATGTGTAGAATAATCaagggaaggcctggcagttagcctggatacaGCAAAGGCCTTTGATTGTGTATGGCAAAAGGCACTTCTcccaaaacttccatcatttaagcttcccgagagcttatggaagtggacctccagcttcctcactgggagcagcatacaggtcattatcgatggttattgctcgaatcccaagcccgtgaacgctggagtggcccaaggctgtgtgctatctcccacactgtttcctctgcatatcaatgatatgttggacacctccaacatacattgttatgcaggtctctctagggaaaTTGTCGCCCAGTGCCGGGAaaaacttgtatcttctatcgaaCCTTGAACCATGAccaatttaactcccagaagacCCAATTTTGAGTGTTTACTACTAAAAAAAACTCTCAGaaagacccagtgctctgtgaacggttggatcacttaTAGGATCGCGAtacgtagagacatcgcttcattatgtgtcttctaccgcatttatcatggagagtgttccgaagagctgttttacctaccGCGCATTCCTCCcaccgaattccatcttcgcacgacacgccacaagttaggatatcatccccaccatctggatgtgtggcggtcctcaacagtgcggttttcaaagagctttcttccacgtactacaactacttccttaaaggccggcaacgccgctgtgattcctttggtattgcaagagaatgtgggcggccgttgtcacttaacaccaggtgacccgtacgctcgtttgtcctcctattccataaaaaaagtacctGATTGACAACTTTGGGAGATTATTTCAGACATTTCTTTATAACAAATTGCTCTTACAACTCAATTCAACTGTAGGGCTCGGCAAGTCACTCCAATATTAGTATAAGTAATACAAAGATGTCAGAACTACATCGTGAAAGAAATCTCAAATCCACCATGGTTTCCaagtgtttttgaaatccatagCAACCGACTTATAAATTCCGTCACGTCTACGAACCACGGCTTGTTCGCatactacaatataatatctcgGTAGGCATGTTGAACAATTAATTTTGACGcgacaacaaaatataattttcatgagtaggtacttacttaccaatttttacttaataataataaatgacttTCACAGCTACGTGAAGAAATATGAATAACACCAAGGTAAAatactcttataaaaaaatacttgataCTCTTATAGTACGTATTCACactataagttttacgtaacttaaaaaaaaattaacaaaaaaacactattccaaaacacaactgaatgaaGCCGCAACATGAGGGATGATGATGAacatccaacgacaacaaagtttccgaactttcaattcttcgtgtaaaattttctgaatttggcttaaataaaattaaatacctaGACAATGTTTGAACCctcattagttttatttatttagagcattggtagcAAGACCaacagctcaaaccaaaatacaataaacgaagaatatttaaatcattttccgGTAAATTTGTACCTTTATCcgtacttacatttttttaacactaTACAACAATTCAGActgaattaagttttattattttttaaaaactacGACGAAACGAaagctttcaaaattttttcaacaataaacaatattactaccaatagtaaataaaatttggatcAATGCCAATTTATAGGAAAAACACACGTTAGTTTTCTGCCATTGAGTTGGTACCTATTCTACGCATCACGCGAAAGCAGTACTTTTGAGAGTGCGAACTGCGAAGCGTTGCTGTAGTTGGAACATTATGCCGCATAATGCGCTATAGTCCTGTAATTGGAAAACAGTCTATATCTATTACCGGTAACTATTGTAACAGTCCTAAATCTGACGCTCTAGTGTAATGCTGGAATCTGACACTTAGCTTCGTTAGAGATCCCGCGCGGCGAAGTGCCCGAATGTTCGTAGGTATAAAAGCTTCGcttcaaaaattttgatatagcagcagtgaaagtaaaaaacaaacttgcAGTCAAGTGAAACATACCTAATGTTATAAACTGCAGTGACAATTCcagttaatttaaaatagaattaaattttTGGTAGAGATACCTATAATATTCTTTCCTACTATTTTAACAACGAAAGTATGCTTAATACGATATTTGGTAACATTTATTTTGGTTGataatttcaatttgtttttgttattttgtaaaagcaCCTAGGTACGTCAAGATGGTTATATGCTGAGTTAAAAATAAGTACCTATCTACAAAAACACAAccaggcaagaaatttcttgccgcACACTACCACAttctggaatcaattaccggctgttgTTTTCTCGAACCATATTGTATCCTTGTTAACAGTGAACACAATTGGCAAAAGCAGGGTTTTCACTAAGTACACTAGGATTCTACCAGTATATTGTAGACGttttaatattcatatatatattttaagtacaGTAAAATGACAGTATCCAATCTAAATGAACTAAAATACAGTTCTGCTCATACATGTTTATTAATTCTTCAAACAAGTAACTGCCTTCTGCTTTTGGTGGTACTTTTTAGATCTTAgccttttaattaattaaaattatctcCCTCTTGCAGCATCAAATCATGTTGTCAACACAACTCGGAAGTTGGACAAAAACAGAATCCCAGTATACACCTATGGGGTTTTGCTCGTAAAACATTGATccaagatcatttatatgtctagaaaGACTGTGGCTgtaaaaacgtcaaaaaaaagaAAGGTTGACTGATAACCTGCATTTTGAACAATGTACAAATCGGGAGTGTAAGATGTAGGTTGCTAGCTGacactaaaataatagtaataaacctggcctgttttcatctgtTGTGAAGAGGCTCAATCTAGTCGTATAATTTATCTATGATCTAATTGGACAGCGAAAACCCGTCTTAAACAATTTTGACCAAGGAAcgatcaatatttttattttttttagttaaataaatttccAATCATACTAAGCTAGCTTAATATAACGTGAAAATAACACAaaacactttaattttaaatatttattgttaaaatgcaATGCAGTACACAGCTATTAATATACATGAAAACTAGTATTTACACCTGAAGATCAAGACTTCACATATCtgaaatagaaaaaacaaattattttataacatttaactACAGCTAACAATAATAACAGATGACAATTATTGtcttgtaatttaaaattttgtagtatgttacttatttaattattttaagagcaaacaagattttaatattatcctAGCTATCACAAGTGAATAAATTTTCAACAAAGAACACTATACataatttagtaataaatttaagagtataaatttaaataaaaatacaacctTTTAGAAAGTAAACCTGGTGTTCATCTACGATATCTGGAATGGCTGCCACTGCGGGATCTTCGGCGCTCGTAGTCCCTACGATCATACCTATCGTATTTGTCGTAATCTCTGGACCTTTCATAAGACCTATCCCGTCTGGAATCTCTATCGTAGGAACGTTTATCCCGCCGACGCGACCTATCATCTGATCGGTCCCGGGACCGTTTACGACCGGACCGCGACTCGTAGCTTATCGAACGTGATTTCCGGGAATGCTTCCTTGCCCTGTTATCATCGTCCCTATACCTATCTTTATGCGAACGCTCATCCCTACTTCTAGACTTAAGGCTTTCGTAGTCATCCCTATGTTTAGACTTATGGCTTTCATGGTCGTCCCTATTTTTAGACTTATAGCTTTCATAGTCGTCCTTGCTTTTAGACTTTTGTCTTTTGTGGTCGTGCCTTTTAGACTTGGATGTTTCTGATATATAACCTTCGTGTTTAGTTTTAGAATGCTCACTTTGTTTATACGatttatcttttttatgttttttagaTTCTTTTGGAGTATTGCTAGAGCTTGAACTATTACGTTTACGCTTTTTGGATCTACTCTCAGTCTGTGTGTCGGTCTCACTTTCCGAGGAGCTTGAACTAGATGAAGCATCAGA
Above is a genomic segment from Leptidea sinapis chromosome 35, ilLepSina1.1, whole genome shotgun sequence containing:
- the LOC126975250 gene encoding dehydrodolichyl diphosphate synthase complex subunit nus1 yields the protein MLSRLIRQCLFILLHLVVNLLVAVKNIYRRLCVKLNYSNREQDVKTEVRIVLEHASNIRKELKHLVFFANTDEHSIEELARVVIWSLAFGIPFVSFYDETGQLKKMEEKLFYQVERNKKGIPGCIKWSNKPNLNGYTNGHTQSNTVVINILSYNDGRPRIANCIQIISKKEDLYVDTSNEFTATEFDNLLKLVYPSIPDPDLVLYTGPLCRTSGLLPWHIRVSEFILLNIDHRITVNNYLGALYKYNKCDLRFGK